The following coding sequences lie in one Myxococcus xanthus genomic window:
- a CDS encoding sensor histidine kinase has protein sequence MLEAILQVSPLAIHLMDLDGTVRLWNPAAERLFGWSREDVLDHRAPWATDARWEKFRRHLEQATQGVEPPCLELELHRRDGTPLHVELWTAPMPPSTTGPAQCLGMLVDVTERRRGEAHRRLLSEASEVLGSSLEQDATLEHLVRLAVPGCADSCRVFLEDAPGEVRCVVSAGLDAREPLDAGTPLVPDEAAVSRIIASGEPALHDAEPPSWLGVPLAWPGRKGAALVFSRTGRTFDARDMALARELARRASLALDHARQYHEARQAIRLREEFLAIASHELKSPISALQLQVQNLRTALERTPDTVPRERLHRGLDLVGRQAKRQAKLIDALLDVSRIHAGRLELNPEPVDLGALVREVAERFEPEMAGAGTHLTLTLPLEAHGHWDRLRLDQVLTNLMSNAMKYGRGNPVQVALSSTEAHVRLDVRDAGIGIAPEHLPRLFHRFERAVSSRDYSGVGLGLWIVREVVEAMGGHVTVSSELGVGSTFSVVLPRARG, from the coding sequence ATGCTGGAAGCCATCCTCCAGGTCTCCCCCCTGGCCATCCACCTGATGGACCTGGATGGCACGGTGCGGCTGTGGAACCCCGCCGCCGAGCGGCTCTTCGGCTGGAGCCGGGAGGACGTGCTTGACCACCGCGCCCCCTGGGCCACCGACGCCCGCTGGGAGAAGTTCCGCCGCCATCTGGAGCAGGCCACGCAGGGCGTGGAGCCGCCCTGTCTGGAGCTGGAGCTCCACCGGCGCGATGGCACGCCCCTCCATGTGGAGCTGTGGACGGCGCCCATGCCACCGTCCACCACCGGTCCCGCCCAGTGCCTGGGCATGCTGGTGGACGTCACCGAGCGGCGCCGGGGCGAGGCTCACCGACGGCTCCTGTCAGAGGCCAGTGAAGTCCTCGGCTCCAGCCTGGAGCAGGACGCGACGCTGGAGCACCTGGTGCGGCTCGCCGTGCCTGGCTGCGCGGATTCCTGCCGCGTGTTCCTCGAGGATGCCCCGGGCGAGGTGCGCTGCGTGGTATCGGCGGGCCTGGACGCACGGGAGCCCCTTGATGCGGGTACGCCGCTCGTCCCGGACGAAGCGGCGGTGTCGCGAATCATCGCGTCCGGAGAGCCGGCGCTGCACGACGCGGAGCCGCCGTCCTGGCTGGGCGTGCCGCTGGCGTGGCCGGGGCGGAAGGGCGCCGCGCTTGTCTTCTCGCGCACCGGACGGACCTTCGACGCGCGGGACATGGCACTGGCGCGGGAGCTGGCGCGCCGGGCGTCACTCGCCCTGGACCACGCGCGCCAGTACCACGAGGCGCGCCAGGCCATCCGCCTGCGCGAGGAGTTCCTCGCCATCGCCAGCCATGAGCTGAAGTCCCCCATCAGCGCGCTCCAGCTCCAGGTGCAGAACCTGCGCACCGCGCTGGAGCGCACACCGGACACCGTTCCCCGGGAGCGGCTGCACCGTGGACTGGACCTGGTGGGCCGGCAGGCGAAGCGTCAGGCGAAGCTCATCGACGCGCTGCTGGACGTGTCGCGCATCCACGCCGGCCGGCTGGAGCTGAACCCGGAGCCGGTGGACCTGGGCGCCCTGGTCCGCGAAGTGGCGGAGCGCTTCGAGCCGGAGATGGCGGGCGCGGGCACGCACCTGACGTTGACGCTGCCGTTGGAGGCCCACGGCCACTGGGACCGGCTGCGACTGGACCAGGTGCTCACCAACCTGATGTCCAACGCGATGAAGTACGGGCGGGGCAACCCCGTCCAGGTGGCGCTGTCCAGCACCGAGGCCCACGTGCGCCTGGACGTGCGCGACGCGGGCATCGGCATCGCGCCGGAGCACCTGCCCCGCCTCTTCCACCGCTTCGAGCGCGCCGTGTCCAGCCGGGACTACAGCGGCGTCGGCCTGGGGCTGTGGATTGTCCGCGAGGTGGTGGAGGCCATGGGCGGCCACGTCACCGTGAGCAGCGAGCTGGGCGTGGGCTCCACCTTCAGCGTGGTGCTGCCGCGTGCGCGCGGGTGA
- a CDS encoding N-acetylmuramoyl-L-alanine amidase, which translates to MHVLRKTFAVTAAAMALAACGPQPETSPEETAPESQVPAGAVDDAARAVADAARRTPNELDAQFAKAAGEFNVPVSLLKAISYAETRWEHVRGEEEFEGRPAAFGLLALRGQLITDGAALAGVSADAVRDEPLANLRAGAALLSKYADEAGIDRADLGAWAPVAVRLTDISDPDIQAHYIHNDVYAVLREGAGAFTPAGKVAVSLDATQVEPKFALPKMQALAAGPDYAASIWRPSPNYNARPAGIGQQMVVIHTCEGGYSGCWSWLTNSSAGVSAHYVVNESGTEVSQLVRESSRAWHVAAAYRSSLNGGVKSNLNGRSTNDFSIGIEHGGYASSASFSTGMINTSAKLTCNITRDQGIPRDSYHIVAHGRLQPETRTDPGPNWPWSTYISKIRSECGDGGGGTNPVIVVDSNNANNDSSKGYIAVPSSWARGTSAGYYGNDYYYASTQPISEPAVFHFHMPAAGSRTIQAWWVEGTNRSPSAPFMITHAGGNSTVTVNQQTNGSKWVTLGTYNFNAGWNKVQLSRWATEGYVVMADALRIQ; encoded by the coding sequence ATGCACGTGTTGCGCAAGACGTTCGCGGTGACGGCCGCGGCCATGGCCCTGGCGGCCTGTGGCCCTCAGCCCGAAACGTCTCCGGAAGAAACGGCACCTGAGTCGCAGGTTCCCGCAGGCGCGGTGGACGACGCCGCCCGCGCGGTGGCCGACGCGGCTCGCCGCACGCCCAACGAACTGGACGCGCAGTTCGCGAAGGCCGCTGGTGAGTTCAACGTTCCGGTGAGCCTGCTCAAGGCCATCTCCTACGCGGAGACGCGCTGGGAGCACGTCCGCGGCGAGGAGGAGTTCGAGGGCCGCCCGGCGGCCTTTGGTCTGCTGGCCCTGCGCGGTCAGCTCATCACCGACGGCGCCGCCCTGGCGGGTGTGTCCGCGGACGCGGTGCGTGACGAGCCGCTGGCCAACCTGCGCGCCGGCGCCGCGCTGCTGTCGAAGTACGCCGACGAGGCGGGCATCGACCGCGCGGACCTGGGTGCGTGGGCCCCGGTGGCCGTGCGCCTGACGGACATCTCCGACCCGGACATCCAGGCGCACTACATCCACAACGACGTGTACGCCGTGCTGCGCGAGGGCGCGGGCGCGTTCACGCCGGCGGGCAAGGTGGCGGTGTCGCTGGATGCCACCCAGGTCGAGCCGAAGTTCGCCCTGCCGAAGATGCAGGCCCTTGCGGCCGGCCCGGACTACGCGGCCTCCATCTGGCGCCCGTCGCCCAACTACAACGCGCGGCCCGCTGGCATCGGTCAGCAGATGGTCGTCATCCACACCTGTGAGGGTGGCTACTCGGGTTGCTGGAGCTGGCTGACCAACTCCTCCGCGGGCGTGAGCGCGCACTACGTGGTCAACGAGAGCGGCACCGAGGTGTCGCAGCTGGTGCGTGAGTCGAGCCGCGCCTGGCACGTGGCCGCCGCCTACCGCAGCAGCCTCAACGGCGGCGTCAAGTCGAACCTCAACGGCCGGTCGACGAACGACTTCTCCATCGGCATCGAGCACGGTGGTTACGCCAGCTCGGCCTCGTTCTCCACGGGGATGATCAACACCTCCGCCAAGCTGACGTGCAACATCACCCGGGACCAGGGCATCCCGCGCGACAGCTACCACATCGTGGCGCACGGTCGGCTGCAGCCGGAGACCCGCACGGACCCGGGCCCCAACTGGCCGTGGTCCACGTACATCAGCAAGATCCGCAGCGAGTGTGGTGACGGCGGCGGTGGAACGAACCCGGTCATCGTCGTGGACAGCAACAACGCCAACAACGACTCCAGCAAGGGCTACATCGCGGTGCCGTCCTCCTGGGCGCGTGGCACCAGCGCGGGCTACTACGGCAACGACTACTACTACGCCTCCACGCAGCCCATCTCCGAGCCGGCGGTGTTCCACTTCCACATGCCTGCGGCGGGCAGCCGGACCATCCAGGCCTGGTGGGTGGAGGGCACCAACCGCTCTCCCTCGGCGCCCTTCATGATTACGCACGCGGGCGGCAACAGCACGGTGACGGTGAACCAGCAGACCAACGGCAGCAAGTGGGTGACGCTGGGCACCTACAACTTCAACGCCGGCTGGAACAAGGTGCAGCTGAGCCGCTGGGCCACCGAAGGCTACGTCGTCATGGCGGACGCCCTCCGGATTCAGTGA
- a CDS encoding TIGR02265 family protein: protein MPSNKAELEARLAAVHPGDSVRGLFFKSVLSLVQQQAGLTALETVRAGALSAAYTDLLTYPARDFLTLLYRAADALEPLLGPEDAVFHACGEKDVTRFSTGPGMLIFGIISRGDPQKLFAGAQMGYGAAVSYGSRDYVPTGPTSGTLHMRRDMLPPAYHEGILTGALKVLGLQGTARATPRGIDSADYDIQWA from the coding sequence ATGCCGTCCAACAAGGCGGAGCTCGAGGCCCGGCTCGCGGCCGTTCACCCCGGTGATTCGGTGCGCGGGCTGTTCTTCAAGTCGGTGCTCAGCCTGGTCCAGCAGCAGGCGGGCCTGACGGCGCTGGAAACGGTGCGCGCGGGGGCGCTGAGCGCGGCGTACACGGACTTGCTCACGTACCCGGCGCGGGACTTCCTGACGCTCCTCTACCGCGCGGCGGATGCGCTGGAGCCGCTGCTGGGCCCCGAGGACGCCGTCTTCCATGCCTGCGGCGAGAAGGACGTGACGCGCTTCTCCACCGGGCCGGGCATGCTCATCTTCGGAATCATCTCCCGCGGGGACCCGCAGAAGCTCTTCGCGGGCGCGCAGATGGGCTACGGCGCGGCCGTCAGCTACGGCAGCCGCGACTACGTGCCCACCGGCCCCACCTCCGGCACACTGCACATGCGCCGGGACATGCTGCCGCCCGCCTACCACGAGGGCATCCTCACCGGCGCGCTGAAGGTGCTGGGCCTGCAAGGCACCGCGCGCGCGACGCCGCGAGGCATCGACAGCGCGGACTACGACATCCAGTGGGCTTGA
- a CDS encoding TolB family protein, with product MRGLERLQRSWPWRARCLTALAVLGVGCSGRCGGTSGPGPLSKEEAGAIPGAVIFLSERAGRKDVWKVSPDGVETQLTRGEEDVYPGPLSPDGKSLLVISAAEEGGLHRQQMRVLPLDGKSPAVPLHPPRARARNASWAPDGTWLVAESDAEGFSDVVRLEPREGVPEVRLTQVPQGCFEPAVSPDGREVAFVCSREGDPEVYVANADGSGERRLTFFHHEDRTPKWSPDGKWLVIVSDRERKDRLYFLRPDGSDLRAVSGESFVGDEREAAWSPDGQRLVYVSRLPDGNARIWMVPVAGGAPVALTDGKHRDDMPAWSPDGKYLAFVSERQGDTDVYLMRADGSGQTRLTSAKGPDWLPRWAPTR from the coding sequence ATGCGGGGCCTTGAACGGCTTCAGCGTTCCTGGCCGTGGCGAGCGCGGTGTCTGACCGCGCTCGCCGTGCTCGGTGTCGGATGTTCCGGCCGGTGTGGCGGGACGTCCGGCCCCGGGCCGCTGTCCAAGGAGGAGGCTGGCGCCATTCCGGGCGCGGTCATCTTCTTGTCGGAGCGGGCAGGGCGGAAGGATGTCTGGAAGGTGAGTCCGGACGGTGTGGAGACGCAGCTGACGCGCGGCGAGGAGGACGTGTACCCCGGTCCCCTGTCGCCGGATGGCAAGTCGCTGCTCGTCATCTCCGCGGCGGAGGAGGGCGGGCTGCACCGCCAGCAGATGCGGGTCCTGCCGCTGGATGGCAAGAGTCCGGCGGTACCGCTGCACCCGCCCCGGGCGCGTGCGCGCAACGCGAGCTGGGCGCCGGATGGCACCTGGTTGGTGGCCGAGTCCGACGCGGAGGGCTTCAGCGACGTGGTGCGCCTGGAGCCCCGTGAGGGTGTGCCGGAGGTGCGCCTCACGCAGGTGCCTCAAGGCTGCTTCGAGCCGGCGGTGTCTCCGGATGGCAGGGAGGTGGCCTTCGTGTGCAGCCGCGAGGGCGACCCCGAAGTCTACGTGGCGAACGCGGACGGCAGCGGTGAGCGCCGCCTCACCTTCTTCCACCATGAGGACCGCACGCCGAAGTGGAGCCCGGACGGCAAGTGGCTCGTCATCGTCAGCGATCGCGAGCGCAAGGACCGGCTGTACTTCCTCCGTCCGGACGGTTCGGACCTGCGCGCCGTGTCGGGCGAGTCCTTCGTGGGCGACGAGCGCGAAGCCGCCTGGAGTCCGGACGGGCAGCGGCTGGTCTACGTGAGCCGTCTGCCAGATGGGAACGCCCGCATCTGGATGGTGCCGGTGGCGGGCGGCGCGCCGGTGGCCCTGACGGACGGCAAGCACCGGGACGACATGCCCGCGTGGAGTCCGGACGGGAAGTACCTGGCCTTCGTGTCCGAGCGCCAGGGCGACACGGACGTGTACCTCATGCGCGCGGATGGCAGCGGCCAGACGCGTCTGACGAGCGCGAAGGGGCCAGACTGGCTGCCGCGCTGGGCGCCTACGCGCTGA
- a CDS encoding acyl-CoA desaturase produces MAETGSAWWGTARLDGGKVLRWSLLHVGALVGGTCFFSWSAAAVFAGLTAVTMCLGVSVGLHRGLIHRAFRASAPVERALALLGTLAGLGGPIAMSRMHDLRDFHQNQPEADCPPYFGYREGFTRAMAYALFHTWHPRSGAADVPAAPHVTQDVFFRGLERAGLWLQVPLALALYALGGAPWVAWGILVRLALTQDGFWCVHYVSHVEGEQPYELPGCAEQGRNAGWLALLSMGESWHNTHHVYPASAQMGLGWRQPDPGWWAVRGLAALRLVHDVKSLAHLPPRPGARLRRPEPRRTRRLCVLALRRA; encoded by the coding sequence ATGGCGGAGACAGGAAGCGCTTGGTGGGGAACGGCGAGGCTGGACGGAGGCAAGGTGCTGCGCTGGAGCCTCCTACACGTGGGAGCGCTGGTGGGGGGCACCTGTTTCTTCTCGTGGAGCGCGGCGGCGGTGTTCGCCGGGCTGACCGCGGTGACGATGTGCCTGGGCGTGTCGGTGGGCCTGCACCGGGGACTCATCCACCGGGCCTTTCGTGCCTCGGCGCCCGTGGAGCGCGCGTTGGCGCTGCTCGGCACCCTGGCCGGCCTGGGCGGCCCCATCGCGATGAGCCGCATGCATGACCTGCGCGACTTCCACCAGAACCAGCCGGAAGCGGACTGTCCCCCCTACTTCGGCTACCGCGAGGGCTTCACGCGCGCCATGGCCTACGCCCTCTTCCACACCTGGCACCCGCGAAGCGGCGCCGCCGACGTGCCAGCGGCGCCCCATGTGACGCAGGACGTGTTCTTCCGCGGGCTGGAACGCGCGGGCCTGTGGCTTCAGGTGCCGCTCGCCCTGGCCTTGTACGCGCTGGGCGGGGCGCCCTGGGTGGCCTGGGGCATCCTGGTGCGGCTGGCGCTCACCCAGGACGGCTTCTGGTGCGTCCATTACGTGAGCCACGTGGAGGGCGAGCAGCCCTACGAACTGCCGGGCTGCGCCGAACAGGGGCGCAACGCCGGCTGGCTGGCGCTGCTGAGCATGGGCGAGTCGTGGCACAACACCCACCACGTCTACCCGGCCTCGGCGCAGATGGGGCTCGGGTGGCGGCAGCCGGACCCGGGCTGGTGGGCCGTGCGCGGACTGGCCGCGCTGCGGCTGGTGCATGACGTGAAGTCGCTGGCCCACCTGCCGCCGCGCCCGGGCGCACGCCTGCGCCGCCCGGAGCCTCGTCGGACCCGGCGCCTCTGCGTGCTCGCCCTACGCCGGGCCTGA
- a CDS encoding group II truncated hemoglobin, with product MSVQLKMPTEDDWVPSPDDLPYHRLGGTDAAMALAEAFYDAMDAHEPELARLHELDAEGRVNRGTRERFGLFLAGWLGGPQDYTERHGHPRLRMRHGHLPVGVAMRDAWIRSMQRAMDARGITGGLRRFLDERFAHVADFLRNVEE from the coding sequence ATGTCCGTACAACTGAAGATGCCCACCGAAGACGACTGGGTGCCGAGCCCGGACGACCTGCCGTACCACCGGCTGGGCGGCACCGACGCGGCCATGGCCCTGGCCGAGGCTTTCTACGACGCCATGGACGCCCACGAACCGGAGTTGGCGCGCCTGCACGAACTGGACGCCGAGGGCCGGGTGAACCGCGGCACGCGCGAGCGGTTCGGCTTGTTCCTCGCGGGATGGCTGGGCGGGCCGCAGGACTACACGGAGCGTCATGGCCACCCCCGACTGCGCATGCGGCATGGCCACCTGCCCGTCGGCGTCGCCATGCGTGATGCGTGGATTCGCTCCATGCAGCGGGCCATGGACGCGCGGGGCATCACCGGGGGCCTGCGCCGCTTCCTCGATGAGCGCTTCGCCCACGTGGCGGACTTCCTGCGCAACGTCGAGGAGTGA
- a CDS encoding potassium transporter Kup yields MKATTTGVPGGEDVKKGPDTFKRSALLALGALGIVYGDIGTSPLYALRECFTGAHGIPPTPANVLGVLSLIFWSLIIIVSVKYLLLVMKADNRGEGGILAMMALVMQRQRAQPSHRSRPVLITLGIFGAALLYGDGIITPAITVLSAVEGLHVATSVFDPYVIPITLVILVGLFLVQRHGTSEIGAVFGPVMCIWFLTLGVLGAKELAHNPAVLGALSPWHAVELFRHNHLHGFLVLGGVFLVVTGCEALYADMGHFGRKPIQLAWFSMVLPALMLNYLGQGALLLRDASAARNPFFLLAPSWMLYPLVALSAVAGVIASQALIAGVFSLTRQAMQLGYSPRMEVVHTSAEEMGQIYLPGLNWALLVGVVALVLGFRSSSALASAYGIAVSTAMVITTLMAYVVARELWGVRRWVAIPVVGLFLVVELAFFGANAVKVADGGWFPLLMAIVVFTLMTTWKRGRDILAAKLRASSIPLKELLGSFGDHPPVRVPGTAIFMTGNAEGTPPALLHNLKHNKVLHEQVVLLTILSEELPHVPPSERVEVEPLEQGFVRVVARYGFMENPGIPDVLKRCREKGLQFQLMGTSFFLGRETLIPTKRPGMAVWREALFAWMSRNARSATSYFRIPPNRVVELGAQVEL; encoded by the coding sequence GTGAAAGCGACCACCACCGGAGTGCCGGGCGGCGAAGACGTCAAAAAGGGCCCGGACACCTTCAAGCGCTCGGCGCTGCTGGCCCTCGGGGCCCTGGGCATCGTCTACGGCGATATCGGCACGAGCCCGCTGTACGCGTTACGGGAGTGCTTCACGGGGGCGCACGGGATTCCGCCGACGCCCGCGAACGTGCTGGGGGTGCTGTCGCTCATCTTCTGGTCGCTCATCATCATCGTGTCGGTGAAGTACCTGCTGCTGGTGATGAAGGCGGACAACCGGGGCGAAGGCGGCATCCTGGCGATGATGGCGCTGGTGATGCAGCGTCAGCGCGCGCAGCCGTCCCACCGGTCGCGTCCGGTGTTGATTACGCTGGGCATCTTCGGCGCGGCGCTCCTCTATGGAGACGGCATCATCACTCCGGCCATCACCGTGCTCAGCGCGGTGGAAGGCCTGCATGTGGCCACGTCCGTCTTCGACCCCTACGTCATCCCCATTACCCTGGTCATCCTGGTGGGGCTCTTCCTGGTGCAGCGGCACGGCACCTCGGAGATTGGCGCCGTGTTCGGGCCCGTCATGTGCATCTGGTTCCTCACGCTGGGCGTGCTCGGCGCGAAGGAGCTGGCCCACAACCCGGCGGTGCTGGGCGCGCTGTCGCCCTGGCACGCGGTGGAGTTGTTCCGTCACAACCACCTGCATGGCTTCCTGGTGCTGGGCGGCGTGTTCCTGGTGGTGACGGGCTGTGAGGCCCTCTACGCGGACATGGGCCACTTCGGCCGCAAGCCCATCCAACTGGCGTGGTTCTCCATGGTGCTTCCGGCGCTGATGCTCAACTACCTGGGGCAGGGCGCGCTGCTGCTGCGCGACGCGAGCGCCGCGCGCAATCCCTTCTTCCTGCTGGCGCCGTCCTGGATGTTGTACCCGCTGGTGGCGCTGTCCGCGGTGGCGGGCGTCATCGCCTCGCAGGCGCTCATCGCGGGGGTGTTCTCCCTGACGCGCCAGGCGATGCAGCTGGGCTACAGCCCGCGCATGGAGGTGGTGCACACCTCGGCGGAGGAGATGGGGCAAATCTACCTGCCCGGTCTGAACTGGGCGCTGCTGGTGGGCGTGGTGGCGCTGGTGCTGGGCTTCCGCTCCTCCAGCGCGCTGGCGTCGGCGTACGGCATCGCGGTGTCCACGGCCATGGTCATCACCACCCTGATGGCCTACGTGGTGGCCCGGGAGCTGTGGGGCGTGCGGCGGTGGGTGGCCATTCCCGTGGTGGGCCTGTTCCTGGTCGTGGAGCTGGCCTTCTTTGGTGCCAACGCGGTGAAGGTGGCGGACGGCGGCTGGTTCCCGCTGCTGATGGCCATCGTCGTCTTCACGCTGATGACGACGTGGAAGCGGGGGCGCGACATCCTGGCGGCCAAGCTGCGCGCGTCCAGCATCCCCCTGAAGGAGCTGCTGGGCAGCTTCGGCGACCACCCTCCGGTGCGGGTGCCGGGCACGGCCATCTTCATGACGGGCAACGCGGAAGGCACCCCGCCCGCGCTGCTGCACAACCTCAAGCACAACAAGGTGCTGCACGAGCAGGTGGTGCTGCTGACCATCCTCTCCGAGGAGCTGCCGCACGTGCCGCCCAGCGAGCGCGTGGAGGTGGAGCCGCTGGAGCAGGGCTTCGTGCGCGTGGTGGCGCGCTACGGCTTCATGGAGAACCCAGGCATCCCCGACGTGCTGAAGCGCTGCCGCGAGAAGGGGCTCCAGTTCCAGCTGATGGGCACCAGCTTCTTCCTGGGCCGGGAGACGCTGATTCCCACCAAGCGCCCGGGCATGGCCGTGTGGCGCGAGGCGCTGTTCGCCTGGATGAGCCGCAACGCGCGCAGCGCCACCTCGTACTTCCGCATCCCGCCCAACCGGGTGGTGGAGCTGGGCGCGCAGGTGGAGTTGTAG
- a CDS encoding metallophosphoesterase has protein sequence MRLFGIGDTHLPSTRQKDMHRFGWSEHPLPLQRAWDERVAPEDVVIVAGDISWATRAHEVMDDLAWLDARPGRKVLVRGNHDYWWGDSASKLRKLLEPFRTLEGFLHNNAVVMGPWVIAGSRLWTAPEAPPMPGGEMGDEAADTGYVERETRRLTASMEDAKKKEAASATPLVRVVAVHFPPVYANEKATAFSEPIEAFGPKVCVYGHLHAAGIAAGFTGERGGVRYVLASCDAAGFAPVLLDEV, from the coding sequence ATGCGGCTCTTCGGAATCGGCGACACCCACCTGCCCTCCACGCGACAGAAGGACATGCACCGCTTCGGGTGGTCCGAGCATCCCCTGCCGCTGCAGCGCGCGTGGGATGAGCGGGTGGCTCCGGAGGACGTGGTCATCGTGGCGGGGGACATCTCCTGGGCCACGCGGGCCCACGAGGTGATGGATGACCTGGCGTGGCTGGACGCGCGCCCGGGCCGCAAGGTGCTGGTGCGCGGCAACCACGACTACTGGTGGGGCGACTCCGCCTCCAAGCTGCGCAAGCTGTTGGAGCCCTTCCGCACCTTGGAGGGCTTCCTCCACAACAACGCCGTCGTCATGGGCCCATGGGTGATTGCGGGCAGCCGCCTGTGGACCGCGCCGGAGGCGCCGCCCATGCCCGGCGGGGAGATGGGGGACGAGGCGGCGGACACCGGCTACGTGGAGCGGGAGACGCGCCGGCTGACGGCCTCCATGGAGGACGCGAAGAAGAAGGAGGCGGCCAGCGCCACGCCGCTGGTGCGCGTGGTGGCCGTGCACTTCCCGCCGGTGTACGCGAACGAGAAGGCCACCGCCTTCAGCGAGCCCATCGAAGCCTTCGGACCGAAAGTGTGCGTCTATGGCCACCTGCACGCGGCCGGCATCGCCGCGGGCTTCACGGGCGAGCGCGGCGGCGTACGCTACGTGCTGGCCTCGTGTGACGCGGCGGGTTTCGCCCCGGTGCTGCTCGACGAGGTGTGA